Proteins encoded within one genomic window of Polaribacter sp. NJDZ03:
- a CDS encoding methyltransferase has translation MSSALQINKPTPIHPGDDLIKFDSNTDVRETLYAMREGKSVLITEFYSNGMLLLKELQKHLKIRLPNKTIKEQHAFRVEYHTLSNQILLQIKNQKVVVDKAPKIGWFSKLYANKNNFLLTFPEVQRLNSAWQKYNKGIKVPVLRNKVHPYLGTYFPTRFDHLTLFDNWLKRYEGPKKSAIDVGIGSGVLSFQMVQHGFQKVFGTDTNPNAILGLKEFMGETKLSRKIELEHGNLFATIEKETELIVFNPPWLPAISNEENIDEAVYYNKNLFPKFFAEASNRLAEDGRLVILFSNSAQIKKLTKENPIEKELAKGVRFKLEKCLKKTIKPTVDKTKRNKKEAPLEEVQLWVLTKV, from the coding sequence ATGAGTTCAGCGCTGCAAATAAACAAACCAACACCAATTCACCCTGGTGATGATCTAATAAAATTCGATAGCAATACAGATGTAAGGGAAACGCTTTATGCGATGAGAGAAGGCAAATCTGTTTTAATTACGGAATTTTATAGCAACGGAATGTTACTTTTAAAAGAGTTGCAAAAACATTTAAAAATCCGTTTGCCAAATAAAACAATTAAAGAGCAACATGCATTTCGTGTAGAATATCATACACTTTCTAATCAAATTTTATTACAAATTAAAAATCAAAAAGTGGTGGTAGACAAAGCACCTAAAATTGGTTGGTTTTCTAAATTGTATGCAAATAAAAATAATTTTTTATTAACGTTTCCAGAAGTTCAAAGACTAAACAGTGCTTGGCAAAAGTATAATAAGGGAATTAAAGTGCCTGTTTTAAGAAACAAAGTACATCCTTATTTAGGTACATATTTTCCTACTCGTTTCGATCATTTAACGTTATTTGATAATTGGTTAAAACGATACGAAGGACCGAAGAAATCTGCTATAGATGTTGGTATTGGTAGTGGAGTTTTGTCTTTTCAAATGGTGCAACATGGTTTTCAGAAAGTATTTGGTACAGATACAAACCCAAATGCAATTTTGGGGTTAAAAGAATTTATGGGAGAGACTAAGTTGTCTCGTAAAATAGAGTTAGAACACGGAAACCTTTTTGCTACAATAGAGAAAGAAACCGAATTAATTGTTTTTAATCCACCTTGGTTACCTGCAATTTCTAATGAAGAAAATATAGATGAAGCTGTTTATTATAATAAAAACTTGTTTCCTAAGTTTTTTGCAGAAGCAAGTAATAGATTAGCTGAAGATGGAAGGTTAGTGATTTTATTCTCTAATTCTGCTCAAATAAAAAAGCTGACAAAAGAAAATCCTATTGAAAAAGAATTGGCTAAAGGAGTTCGTTTTAAACTAGAAAAATGTTTAAAGAAAACAATTAAACCTACGGTTGATAAAACAAAAAGAAACAAAAAAGAAGCTCCTTTAGAAGAAGTACAACTTTGGGTTTTGACTAAAGTTTAG
- a CDS encoding nitrate/nitrite transporter has product MSKSKYILPVIIISQFCCTSLWFASNGVMTDLVTSFNLSDIALGYLTSAVQFGFIMGTLVFALFTIADRFSPSKVFFFCAILGAFFNLRLIFENQTFLTLIGMRFLTGFFLAGIYPVGMKIATDYYNKGLGKSLGYLVGALVLGTALPHLLKDLMQDYTWKTIIVSISILAAFGGLLMLLFVPNGPYRTAGKKLDITICFSIFKNVKFRKAAFGYFGHMWELYTFWTFVPILLKIYENLHADVSFNIPLLSFIIIAIGSISCVIGGYLSEKYGPKSIAYLALFLSCICCLISPLMFQLANENLFIAFLLFWGMVVVADSPLFSTLVAQNVASENKGTALTIVNCIGFAITIVSIQLISNFKSITDSNVIFALLAIGPILGLFTFSKNRVSS; this is encoded by the coding sequence ATGAGCAAATCAAAATATATTTTACCAGTAATCATTATTTCTCAGTTTTGTTGCACCTCTTTATGGTTTGCAAGCAATGGAGTAATGACAGATTTAGTAACTAGTTTTAACTTAAGTGATATTGCTTTAGGCTATTTAACCTCTGCAGTGCAATTTGGCTTTATTATGGGTACGTTGGTATTTGCTTTGTTTACCATTGCAGATCGGTTTTCGCCATCTAAAGTGTTTTTTTTCTGTGCTATTTTAGGCGCGTTTTTTAACTTGAGACTTATTTTTGAAAATCAAACTTTTTTAACACTAATAGGAATGCGTTTTTTAACCGGGTTTTTCTTAGCAGGAATTTATCCTGTAGGGATGAAAATTGCTACAGATTATTATAACAAAGGCTTAGGTAAATCTTTAGGTTATTTAGTTGGTGCATTGGTTTTAGGTACTGCTTTACCGCATTTACTTAAAGATTTAATGCAAGATTATACATGGAAAACAATTATAGTATCCATCTCTATTTTAGCTGCTTTTGGCGGATTATTAATGTTACTTTTTGTGCCTAACGGACCTTATAGAACTGCTGGGAAAAAATTAGATATTACCATCTGTTTTTCCATTTTTAAAAACGTAAAGTTTCGAAAAGCTGCTTTTGGTTATTTCGGACACATGTGGGAACTCTATACTTTTTGGACTTTTGTGCCCATTCTTTTAAAAATCTATGAGAATTTACATGCTGATGTTTCTTTTAACATCCCTTTATTATCATTTATAATTATTGCAATTGGAAGTATATCTTGTGTAATAGGTGGTTATTTATCTGAAAAATATGGCCCAAAGAGCATTGCTTATTTAGCCTTATTTTTATCTTGTATCTGTTGCCTTATTTCTCCGTTGATGTTTCAACTAGCTAATGAAAACCTGTTTATAGCTTTTTTACTCTTCTGGGGAATGGTTGTTGTTGCAGATTCTCCATTATTTTCTACTTTAGTAGCTCAAAATGTAGCTTCAGAAAATAAAGGAACAGCGCTCACCATTGTTAATTGTATTGGTTTTGCCATTACTATTGTTAGCATTCAATTAATAAGTAACTTTAAAAGCATTACAGATTCTAATGTTATTTTTGCGCTGTTAGCTATTGGACCTATTTTGGGTTTATTCACTTTTTCTAAAAATCGTGTTAGCTCATAA
- a CDS encoding hydroxymethylglutaryl-CoA lyase yields MKKVKIIECPRDAMQGIKSHFISTEQKALYINSLLKVGFDTIDFGSFVSPKAIPQMRDTAAVLSKLDLSRTQSKLLAIIANVRGADDASQFEEIDYLGYPFSISENFQMRNTHKTIAESIETLDAILNIADKSNKEVVAYLSMGFGNPYGDPWNVEIVGEWTEKLSKMGVKILSLSDTVGSSTPEVIDYLFSNLISAYPKIEFGAHLHTTPDKWHEKVDAAYKAGCNRFDGAIKGYGGCPMAKDELTGNMPTEKLLSYFTAQKADTNLKPMSFESAYNKALETFI; encoded by the coding sequence ATGAAAAAAGTAAAAATCATAGAATGTCCGCGTGATGCGATGCAAGGAATAAAAAGCCATTTTATTTCTACAGAACAAAAAGCATTGTATATAAACTCTTTATTAAAAGTAGGGTTTGATACGATTGATTTTGGCAGCTTTGTTTCTCCAAAAGCAATTCCGCAAATGCGAGATACTGCCGCTGTTTTATCAAAATTAGATTTGTCTAGAACCCAAAGTAAACTGTTAGCCATAATAGCGAATGTAAGAGGAGCAGATGATGCCTCTCAGTTTGAAGAAATTGATTATTTAGGATATCCATTTTCAATTTCAGAAAACTTTCAAATGCGTAACACGCACAAAACAATAGCAGAATCTATAGAAACCCTAGATGCCATTTTAAATATTGCAGATAAAAGCAACAAGGAAGTGGTTGCCTATTTATCTATGGGCTTTGGAAATCCGTATGGAGATCCTTGGAATGTGGAAATAGTAGGTGAGTGGACAGAAAAATTATCTAAAATGGGTGTTAAAATTTTATCTCTTTCAGATACCGTGGGTAGTTCTACGCCAGAAGTAATAGATTATTTATTTTCGAATTTAATTTCTGCTTATCCAAAAATAGAATTTGGCGCACATTTACATACTACACCAGATAAATGGCACGAAAAAGTAGACGCAGCTTACAAAGCTGGTTGTAACCGTTTTGATGGTGCAATTAAAGGCTACGGTGGTTGCCCAATGGCAAAAGATGAATTGACGGGTAATATGCCAACAGAAAAATTATTGAGTTATTTTACAGCTCAAAAAGCAGATACTAATTTAAAACCAATGAGTTTTGAAAGTGCTTATAACAAAGCATTAGAGACTTTTATTTAA
- a CDS encoding imelysin family protein yields the protein MIKNFCILFISITLFASCNSSDEGEPKVKDSFDRNAMLVNIADNIIVPAYDDFSSKMTALKTAGETFTTTPNQVNLDALRTSWLTAYKTWQHIEMFNIGKADELQYSFHMNIYPLTVADVETNISNGVYDLDSANNHDAQGFPALDYLLYGVADSDATILAKYTTDTNKDNYKKYITDVLNKMNTLTTSVVSDFKTQRDSFVTSTSNTVNSAVNMLINDYIFYYEKGLRANKIGIPAGIFSATPLPEKVEGFYKNNVSKELALEALTAVQDLFEGKHFSSSTVGPSFQQYLEALNGGNIVAGIKTQFRLANIEINKLDNSFSTQINTDNSAMTMAYDELQKVVILLKVDMLQAFNISVDYVDADGD from the coding sequence ATGATTAAAAATTTTTGTATCCTTTTTATATCCATAACTTTATTTGCTTCTTGTAATTCTTCTGATGAAGGAGAACCAAAAGTAAAAGATAGTTTTGATAGAAATGCAATGCTTGTAAATATTGCAGATAATATTATAGTTCCTGCTTATGATGATTTTAGCTCAAAAATGACCGCTTTAAAAACTGCAGGAGAAACATTTACTACAACTCCAAATCAAGTAAATTTAGACGCTTTAAGAACTTCTTGGTTAACAGCATACAAAACTTGGCAACATATAGAAATGTTTAATATTGGTAAAGCAGACGAGCTTCAATATTCTTTTCACATGAATATTTACCCTTTAACGGTTGCAGATGTAGAAACTAATATATCTAATGGAGTGTACGATTTAGATAGTGCTAATAATCATGATGCACAAGGTTTTCCTGCATTAGACTATTTATTGTATGGTGTCGCAGATTCTGATGCAACTATCTTAGCTAAATACACTACAGATACCAATAAAGACAATTATAAAAAATACATTACAGACGTTTTAAATAAAATGAATACACTTACTACAAGTGTCGTTTCAGATTTTAAAACACAAAGAGATAGTTTTGTTACAAGTACTTCTAATACCGTAAACAGTGCTGTAAACATGCTAATTAATGATTATATTTTTTACTACGAAAAAGGATTAAGAGCAAATAAAATAGGAATACCTGCAGGTATTTTTTCTGCAACACCTTTGCCTGAAAAAGTAGAAGGTTTTTATAAAAATAATGTTTCTAAAGAATTAGCTTTAGAAGCTTTAACTGCGGTTCAAGATTTATTTGAAGGGAAACATTTCAGTTCTTCAACTGTTGGTCCTAGTTTTCAACAATATTTAGAAGCTTTAAATGGTGGGAATATTGTTGCAGGTATAAAGACTCAATTTAGACTTGCAAATATAGAAATTAACAAATTAGACAATAGTTTTTCTACACAAATTAATACAGATAATTCTGCAATGACAATGGCGTATGATGAATTACAAAAAGTAGTTATTTTATTAAAGGTTGATATGTTACAGGCTTTTAATATAAGTGTAGATTATGTTGATGCAGATGGAGATTAA
- a CDS encoding bifunctional UDP-sugar hydrolase/5'-nucleotidase, whose protein sequence is MKFIKLLPFFLSIFVVISCSKDDGKINFTFLQLNDVYEIAPIQGGEYGGMARVETVHKELLKENPNTMLFMAGDFLNPSLLGTIKVDGERVRGKQMVEVMNAMNFDLVAFGNHEFDVSKKDLQKRLNESNFPWITANVKQTTREAAIPFYKEINGQKEHIGETFIKEFSDKDGTKIKVGFISVCIPSNPKEFVEYGNMFVKARASYAAIKDSVDVVFGLTHVKLTNDKRIAKLIPNLPLIMGGHEHTNSYDTIGKVIIAKADANAKTMYVHRISYDKKTKKTVVISELKEINSTIKSDKKIAEIVNKWQTILTSKIKEIIKNPEAVIFEAKIPLDGRDTPIRSTQTNLGLVITKAMSFAFNDEVDCALVNGGSIRIDDQLSGHITAVDIFRVLPYGGEVLKVKIKGRLLKRVLDYGVLAVGNGAYLQRYNAEKVGEKWMIKSEELNVNKTYTVAFSDYLLKGFDIPFLSKENKEILAVYTPQKEELAYDIRKAVVAYFENL, encoded by the coding sequence ATGAAATTTATAAAATTACTTCCATTTTTTCTATCAATATTCGTAGTTATTTCTTGCTCTAAAGATGATGGTAAAATAAACTTTACTTTTCTACAATTAAATGATGTCTACGAAATTGCACCCATACAAGGTGGAGAATATGGCGGAATGGCAAGAGTAGAAACGGTACACAAAGAATTATTAAAAGAGAACCCAAATACCATGCTTTTTATGGCAGGCGATTTTTTAAATCCGTCTTTATTAGGTACCATAAAAGTAGACGGAGAAAGAGTAAGAGGAAAACAAATGGTAGAAGTAATGAATGCTATGAATTTCGATTTGGTAGCATTTGGTAATCATGAGTTTGATGTTTCTAAAAAAGACCTTCAGAAAAGATTAAACGAAAGCAATTTTCCTTGGATAACTGCCAACGTAAAACAAACAACAAGAGAAGCAGCAATTCCTTTTTATAAAGAAATAAACGGACAAAAAGAACATATAGGAGAAACTTTTATTAAAGAATTTTCTGATAAAGACGGTACCAAAATAAAAGTAGGCTTTATAAGTGTTTGTATACCTTCTAACCCAAAAGAGTTTGTAGAATACGGTAATATGTTTGTAAAAGCAAGAGCTTCTTATGCAGCTATAAAAGATTCTGTAGATGTAGTTTTTGGTTTAACACATGTTAAATTAACTAATGATAAAAGAATAGCAAAGTTAATACCTAATTTACCCTTAATTATGGGAGGTCATGAGCACACTAACTCTTATGACACTATAGGAAAGGTAATTATTGCTAAAGCAGATGCTAATGCAAAAACAATGTATGTACATCGAATTTCTTATGATAAAAAAACGAAGAAAACAGTAGTGATCTCAGAATTAAAAGAAATTAATTCAACAATAAAGTCGGATAAAAAAATAGCCGAAATTGTAAATAAATGGCAAACCATTTTAACATCAAAAATTAAAGAAATTATTAAGAACCCAGAAGCAGTTATTTTTGAAGCTAAAATACCTTTAGATGGTAGAGATACACCCATTAGAAGTACACAAACAAATTTAGGTCTAGTAATAACCAAAGCAATGTCTTTTGCGTTTAATGATGAAGTAGATTGTGCTTTGGTAAATGGAGGTTCTATAAGAATTGACGACCAATTAAGTGGTCATATAACTGCAGTAGATATTTTTAGAGTATTGCCCTATGGAGGCGAAGTTTTAAAAGTTAAAATAAAAGGAAGACTATTAAAACGTGTTTTAGATTATGGTGTTTTAGCTGTAGGCAACGGCGCTTATTTACAACGTTATAATGCAGAGAAAGTAGGTGAGAAGTGGATGATTAAAAGTGAAGAATTAAACGTAAATAAAACGTATACGGTTGCTTTTTCTGACTATTTATTAAAAGGGTTTGATATTCCTTTTTTATCAAAAGAAAATAAAGAAATACTTGCTGTATATACTCCCCAAAAAGAGGAATTAGCTTATGATATTAGAAAAGCTGTTGTTGCTTATTTTGAAAACTTATAA
- a CDS encoding HTTM domain-containing protein, which produces MKFLNYNFKEQTNEAPLAVFRLFFGFMMFASIVRFWANGWIETLYLEPKFHFTYYGFSWIKPIGNYTYLLFIICGLSALFVAFGYKYRLAIITFFLSFTYIEFMDKTTYLNHYYFITVLSFVLIFLPANATFSVDNLINKKKYTNIPKWTIDIIKILLGVVYFYAGLAKLNSDWMFRAMPLKIWLPSKYDFPLIGNTFMQQEWFHFAMSWSGMLYDLTIPFLLLYKRTRVFAFVLVVFFHVFTRILFPIGMFPFVMIISTLIFFDAGFHQKIIAFIKRYILNVSSNDFEERKIVSRTNLSPRAQSRGVVLNQNYTFSTFKGKMVLPILGVFLIIQLLMPFRSLLYPGELFWTEEGYRFSWRVMLMEKAGMTTFRVLDTKTGRSFMVDNKDFLTTFQEKQMSYQPDFILEYVHYLGDHFKSQGHKNIAIFAESYVALNGRLSTRFINPKVDLYQQKESFKHKDWIIPFSSKIKIKGI; this is translated from the coding sequence ATGAAATTTTTAAATTACAATTTTAAAGAACAAACAAATGAAGCTCCTTTAGCTGTTTTTCGTTTGTTTTTTGGTTTTATGATGTTTGCTAGTATTGTGCGTTTTTGGGCAAACGGTTGGATTGAAACATTGTATCTAGAACCAAAGTTTCATTTTACGTATTATGGATTCAGTTGGATAAAACCAATAGGTAATTACACGTATTTGCTGTTTATTATTTGTGGCTTATCTGCTCTTTTTGTAGCGTTTGGTTATAAATATAGATTGGCAATAATTACCTTTTTTCTATCCTTTACGTATATAGAATTCATGGATAAAACCACGTATTTAAACCATTATTATTTTATTACTGTTCTTAGTTTTGTACTTATTTTTTTACCTGCAAATGCTACTTTTTCTGTTGATAATTTAATCAACAAAAAGAAATATACAAACATACCAAAATGGACTATTGATATTATTAAAATCCTTTTAGGCGTTGTGTATTTTTATGCAGGTTTGGCAAAACTAAATTCAGATTGGATGTTTAGAGCAATGCCTCTAAAAATATGGTTGCCATCTAAATATGATTTTCCTTTAATTGGAAATACTTTTATGCAACAAGAGTGGTTTCATTTTGCCATGAGTTGGTCTGGTATGTTGTATGATTTAACCATTCCGTTTTTATTATTGTACAAAAGAACAAGAGTTTTTGCGTTTGTTTTAGTGGTTTTTTTCCATGTATTTACAAGGATTCTGTTCCCAATTGGTATGTTTCCTTTTGTGATGATTATTTCTACATTGATATTTTTTGATGCTGGTTTTCATCAGAAAATAATAGCTTTTATAAAAAGATATATCCTAAATGTCAGTTCGAATGATTTTGAGGAACGAAAAATTGTATCGAGAACTAATTTATCTCCTAGAGCGCAGTCGAGAGGTGTTGTTTTAAATCAAAACTATACGTTTTCAACTTTTAAAGGGAAAATGGTTTTACCAATTTTAGGCGTGTTTTTAATAATTCAATTACTAATGCCTTTTAGATCTTTATTGTATCCGGGAGAATTATTTTGGACAGAAGAAGGTTATCGTTTTTCTTGGCGAGTTATGTTAATGGAAAAAGCAGGAATGACAACCTTTAGAGTGTTAGATACAAAAACAGGCCGTTCTTTTATGGTGGATAATAAAGATTTTTTAACCACATTTCAAGAAAAACAAATGAGTTATCAACCTGATTTTATTTTAGAATACGTGCATTATTTGGGCGATCATTTTAAAAGTCAGGGACATAAAAATATTGCTATTTTTGCAGAAAGTTACGTCGCCTTAAACGGACGATTAAGTACAAGATTCATCAACCCAAAGGTAGATTTGTATCAACAAAAAGAAAGCTTTAAACACAAAGATTGGATTATTCCGTTTTCATCAAAAATAAAAATTAAAGGAATTTAA
- a CDS encoding TonB-dependent receptor, whose translation MKFRIIFIILTLLQTAIYSQYKVSGTVVSDGNKALKNVEIYNESGGLLTQTDALGKFSFSVDKETVSLVFYTDNFRVNRTVLNSDAYNDVKIVLNSFSEELSEIEIKARKRKVFELKRLKDVEGTSIFAGKKTEVVLVNQSAAALSTNNARQIFNQVAGLNIYQNDDAGLQLNIGGRGLDPNRTANFNTRQNGYDISADVLGYPESYYTPASEGLDEIQVIRGAASLQYGTQFGGLVNFVTKKPTENQEIVFRNTVGSYGLYTNFTSLSNTHGKFSYYTYVNYKKGDGFRPNSEFESTNVFAHLGYKINDKSKLSAEVTVLKYLAQQAGGLTDRMFNEDPLQSNRARNWFQVKWFLYNLKWEHAFSDKTNFSFNFFGLDASRDALGFRTNRVSQADSGDERDLIKGTFKNFGFESRLVSDYTLFDKKSTFLIGTKFYKANNTNMQGPGSDGSDADFKMYLDESPDYPRQSDSKFPNLNVSLFGENIMYINDKLSITPGFRLEYINTKRDEIVKEFKFDAAGNKIDESIDDVEDSNERTFALLGLGTSYKLNNTTEFYGNISQNYRSVTFSDISTANPAFEISPDISDENGFTIDAGFRGNYKNFFSYDANVFGLFYNDRINIYTRDDGKAERANIGDARILGVESLIDFNLKKLFTNNSDYVLNYFINSSFITSEYTKSEINGVEGNEVEFIPKINIKTGARFGYKDFLASIQYSYLSSQFSDATNASGGSISGVTGEIPAYDILDFSASYKFKFMKLETGVNNLLDNSYFTRRATGYPGPGIIPSSPRNYYVTLEFKF comes from the coding sequence ATGAAATTTAGAATCATTTTTATCATTCTTACCTTATTACAAACGGCAATTTACAGTCAATATAAAGTATCTGGAACCGTAGTTTCTGATGGGAATAAAGCTTTAAAAAATGTAGAAATCTATAATGAATCTGGCGGATTATTAACACAAACAGACGCATTAGGAAAATTTTCTTTTTCGGTTGATAAAGAAACAGTTTCTCTTGTATTTTATACTGATAATTTTAGAGTAAATAGAACTGTTTTAAATTCTGATGCCTATAATGATGTGAAAATTGTTTTAAACTCGTTCTCAGAAGAATTATCAGAAATTGAAATAAAAGCCAGAAAACGTAAGGTCTTTGAGTTAAAAAGATTGAAAGATGTAGAAGGAACTTCTATTTTTGCAGGTAAAAAAACAGAAGTCGTTTTGGTGAATCAATCTGCGGCAGCTTTATCAACAAATAATGCGCGTCAGATTTTTAATCAAGTTGCAGGTTTAAATATTTATCAGAATGATGATGCCGGTTTGCAGTTAAATATTGGTGGTAGAGGTTTAGATCCTAACAGAACCGCTAATTTTAATACACGTCAGAATGGATATGATATTAGCGCAGATGTTTTAGGATATCCAGAAAGTTATTACACTCCAGCAAGTGAAGGGTTAGATGAAATACAAGTAATTCGTGGTGCAGCTTCTTTGCAATACGGAACGCAATTTGGTGGTTTGGTAAATTTTGTAACCAAGAAACCAACCGAAAACCAAGAAATTGTTTTTAGAAATACTGTTGGAAGTTACGGTTTGTACACCAACTTTACCAGTTTGAGTAACACACACGGAAAGTTTAGTTATTACACGTATGTAAATTATAAAAAAGGAGACGGATTTAGACCGAATTCAGAATTTGAATCTACCAATGTATTTGCACATTTAGGCTATAAAATTAACGATAAAAGTAAGTTGTCTGCAGAAGTTACCGTGTTAAAATATTTAGCACAACAAGCAGGTGGTTTAACAGATAGAATGTTTAATGAAGATCCTTTACAGAGTAATAGAGCGCGTAATTGGTTTCAGGTAAAATGGTTTTTATACAATCTAAAATGGGAACATGCTTTTTCTGATAAAACCAATTTTTCTTTTAATTTCTTTGGTTTAGATGCGTCTAGAGATGCCTTAGGATTTAGAACAAATAGAGTAAGTCAAGCAGATTCTGGAGATGAAAGAGACTTGATAAAAGGTACTTTCAAAAACTTTGGTTTTGAGTCGCGTTTGGTTAGTGATTATACCTTGTTTGATAAAAAATCTACTTTTTTGATTGGTACCAAGTTTTATAAAGCAAACAATACCAATATGCAAGGTCCTGGATCTGATGGTTCGGATGCCGATTTTAAGATGTATTTAGATGAATCTCCAGATTATCCGAGGCAATCGGATAGTAAATTCCCTAATTTGAATGTGTCTTTATTTGGTGAAAACATTATGTATATAAATGATAAACTATCAATTACACCAGGTTTTAGATTGGAGTATATCAATACAAAAAGAGATGAGATTGTTAAAGAGTTTAAGTTTGATGCTGCAGGAAATAAAATAGATGAAAGTATAGATGACGTGGAAGATTCTAACGAAAGAACATTTGCTTTATTAGGATTGGGAACAAGTTATAAACTGAATAATACCACGGAGTTTTACGGTAATATTTCTCAAAATTACCGTTCCGTAACTTTTTCTGATATTAGTACGGCAAATCCTGCTTTTGAAATTTCGCCAGATATTTCTGACGAAAATGGTTTTACAATTGATGCAGGTTTTCGTGGTAATTACAAAAACTTCTTTTCTTATGACGCCAATGTTTTTGGGTTGTTTTATAATGATAGAATTAATATTTATACAAGAGATGATGGTAAAGCAGAAAGAGCAAATATTGGTGATGCAAGAATTTTAGGAGTTGAAAGTTTGATAGATTTTAACCTAAAAAAACTGTTTACTAATAATTCTGATTATGTGTTAAATTACTTTATAAATTCTTCTTTTATAACATCAGAATACACAAAATCTGAAATTAATGGAGTAGAAGGGAACGAAGTAGAGTTTATACCAAAGATCAATATAAAAACAGGTGCACGTTTTGGGTACAAAGACTTTTTAGCAAGTATTCAATATTCTTATTTATCAAGTCAGTTTTCTGATGCTACAAATGCATCTGGAGGAAGTATTAGCGGAGTTACAGGAGAAATACCTGCCTATGATATTTTAGACTTTTCTGCTTCTTATAAATTTAAATTTATGAAGCTAGAAACGGGTGTAAATAATCTTTTAGACAATAGTTATTTTACACGTAGAGCAACGGGGTATCCTGGTCCGGGAATTATTCCATCGTCACCAAGAAATTATTATGTTACTTTAGAATTTAAGTTTTAA
- a CDS encoding DUF4856 domain-containing protein produces MKKVILSLAIVATLISCNSNDDENPTVSPSSYSFSRNGESTVSYGGQTTRIKMGEELLDALKVPTETVTSLNSKFAHSEGNLDFSEASLNESNKSIRSKTAASTDFYAANSTDASTIKTQFDTWISLQVTEVFPNWNVNASAGVAGQIQQAGGGSLRYINAKGLEYNQAINKGLIGALVVDQILNNYLSTAVLDEASNRTDNDNETLDGDHNYTTMEHKWDEAFGYLYALEADATSPVLNNDSFLNEYLSRVNDDEDFAGIAADIYNAFTLGRAAIVNKDYITRDRQVAILKEKISEVIAVRGIYYLQQGKAVLSVDEAAAFHALSEAVGFIYSLQFTRQPNSTEPYLSKTEVDTILETLQSGNGFWDVTTTTLDEVSETIASKFNFTVLQAGS; encoded by the coding sequence ATGAAAAAAGTAATCCTATCGTTAGCAATTGTAGCAACATTAATATCTTGTAATAGTAATGATGATGAAAACCCAACAGTTTCACCATCAAGCTATAGTTTTTCTAGAAACGGAGAATCTACCGTAAGTTATGGTGGCCAAACGACAAGAATTAAAATGGGAGAAGAGTTGTTAGATGCTTTAAAAGTACCTACAGAAACAGTAACTTCTTTAAACAGTAAATTTGCCCATTCAGAAGGGAATTTAGATTTTTCTGAAGCAAGTTTAAATGAATCAAATAAAAGTATTAGAAGTAAAACGGCAGCGTCTACAGATTTTTATGCAGCAAACTCTACAGATGCTTCTACTATAAAAACACAATTTGATACTTGGATTTCTTTACAAGTAACCGAGGTTTTTCCTAATTGGAATGTAAATGCTTCTGCAGGTGTTGCAGGTCAAATTCAACAAGCAGGTGGTGGATCTTTAAGATATATTAATGCAAAAGGATTAGAGTATAACCAAGCAATTAATAAAGGTTTAATTGGAGCTTTAGTGGTAGATCAAATTTTAAATAATTATTTAAGTACTGCTGTTTTAGATGAAGCGTCTAATAGAACAGATAACGATAATGAAACTTTAGATGGAGATCATAACTACACCACCATGGAACATAAATGGGATGAAGCTTTTGGTTATTTATACGCTTTAGAGGCAGATGCTACTTCTCCCGTTTTAAATAACGACAGTTTCTTAAATGAATATTTAAGCAGAGTTAATGACGATGAAGATTTTGCAGGTATTGCAGCAGATATTTACAATGCTTTTACTTTAGGTAGGGCAGCAATTGTAAATAAAGATTATATAACTAGAGATCGTCAGGTAGCAATTTTAAAAGAAAAAATTTCTGAAGTTATTGCAGTAAGAGGTATTTACTATTTACAACAAGGTAAAGCTGTTTTAAGTGTAGATGAAGCAGCTGCTTTTCACGCATTATCAGAAGCAGTAGGTTTTATTTATAGCTTACAATTTACAAGACAACCAAACTCTACAGAACCATATTTATCAAAAACAGAAGTAGATACAATTTTAGAAACACTACAATCTGGTAATGGTTTTTGGGATGTTACAACTACAACTTTAGATGAGGTATCAGAAACTATAGCTTCTAAATTCAATTTTACAGTTTTACAGGCAGGTAGTTAA